A region of the Deinococcus budaensis genome:
ACGCCGACGCCGCGCTGGCCGCCAGCGTCTTTCACTTCGGGGACCTCACCGTGCCGCAGGTCAAGGCCTACCTGAAAGCCGAGGGGCTGCCCGTGCGCCCCGACTGGAGAGACGCATGACCGCGCCGACGTTGGACACCCTGAAGTTCGGCGAGGATGGCCTGATTCCGGTCGTGACCCAGGACGCCCGCACGGGCGCGGTGCTGATGCAGGCCTACGCCGACCGCGCCGCCGTCGAGCGCACGCTGGGCACCCGCGAGGCGACCTACTACAGCCGCTCGCGCGGCGAACAGTGGGTCAAGGGGGCGACCAGCGGGCATACCCAGCGTGTCGTGGCTGTCCTGGCCGACTGCGACGGCGACAGCCTGCTGTACCGGGTCGAGCAGAGCGGCCCGGCCTGCCACACCGGGGCGTACTCCTGCTTTCACCAGCCGCTGCTGGAAGAAAGCGTGCCCGCCGCCGGGCTGGACGGCACCCTCGAGCGGGTGTATGCCACCATCACCGAGCGGCTCGCCACCCTGCCGGAGGGCAGCTACGTGGCGCGGCTGCACGCCGGGGGCCTCGACCGCGTGCTGAAAAAGATCAGCGAGGAGGCGGGCGAGGTGCTGCTCGCCGCCAAGAACGGCGACCGCGCCGAACTCGCCACCGAGGCCGCCGACCTGCTGTTTCACACCCTCTTCGCGCTGGCCGAGGTCGGCGTTTCGCCCGCCGACGTGGCCGCTGTGTTGCGGGGGCGCGAGGGCCGCAGCGGCCTGAAGGGGCCGAAAGAAGCGGGCTGACCGGCGTCAATCCACCCGCAGTTCGTTCTGGGGCGCCCCGGCGCGGTCCGCCACGATGGCCGCCGCGACCACATCCGGCGAAATCGCTCCGCGCGGGGCGCGGCCCACCGAGGCCCACAGCCCGGTGTCCACGGCGGGGGGCAGCACCAGCGTGATCCCCACGCCCCGGGCCTCCAGCCGGGCGACCTCGGCGGCTCCCCTCAGGGCGGCCTTGCTCGCCGCGTACTGCGAAAATCCCCGCGCGGTGACGAGTTCGGGCCGCGCGCCCAGCAGGTAGACGCGCCCGCCCGCGTTCAGGCGCCCCAGCCCGTGCTTGAGCACCCACAGCGCCCCGAAATAGTTGGCGTTCCACACCTCGCGCGCGGCGGCTGCGCCGACTTCGGCCAGCGGGGCGGGGCGCACGGCCCCGGCGGCGTACACCAGCGTATCGAGGCCCGAGAGGCCCTCCAGCAGCGCCCGGACATGGCTCTCGTAGGCGAGGTCGGCGGCCCTGGCTCCGGCCCCCAGCTCGGCCGCCAGCGCCTCCAGACGGCCCGCGTCGCGGCCACTGAGGGTCAGCCGCGCCCCCGACGCCGCGAAGGCCCGCGCGGTGGCCGCGCCGATCCCTCCCGTCGCTCCCACGATCAGCGTGTGCATGAACGGCAGCAAAGCACGCGGGGGGCCGGGGCACGGTACGCTCCGGCACATGCCGCCTCCCCCCGTCACCGCCCCCAAAGCCCAGTGGCGGGCCTGGGCGCGGGAGGTCCGGGCGAGGCTACCCGACCGCTCCGCCGAGGTCACCCGGCACCTGTCGGCCTTTCTCCACGCCCGGGGCGCGCGGCGGGTCCTGGCCTACCGCGCCCTGCCGGGAGAACCGGACCTGACCGGGCTGGCGGGAGAGTTCGATCTGTTCACCTCCCGCGCCCGCTTCCGGCCCGCGCCGCACCTCACCCTGCACCCCTGGCACACCGCGAGCGAGGTGAGCCGTTTCGGGGCGCTCCAGCCCCCCGCCGACGCGCCGCGCGTGGCGCTGGAGACGCTCGACGCCGTGCTGCTGCCGGCGCTGGCCTTCGACCGCCGGGGCGTGCGGCTGGGCTACGGGGGCGGCTTTTACGA
Encoded here:
- a CDS encoding SDR family NAD(P)-dependent oxidoreductase, coding for MHTLIVGATGGIGAATARAFAASGARLTLSGRDAGRLEALAAELGAGARAADLAYESHVRALLEGLSGLDTLVYAAGAVRPAPLAEVGAAAAREVWNANYFGALWVLKHGLGRLNAGGRVYLLGARPELVTARGFSQYAASKAALRGAAEVARLEARGVGITLVLPPAVDTGLWASVGRAPRGAISPDVVAAAIVADRAGAPQNELRVD
- a CDS encoding 5-formyltetrahydrofolate cyclo-ligase, which produces MPPPPVTAPKAQWRAWAREVRARLPDRSAEVTRHLSAFLHARGARRVLAYRALPGEPDLTGLAGEFDLFTSRARFRPAPHLTLHPWHTASEVSRFGALQPPADAPRVALETLDAVLLPALAFDRRGVRLGYGGGFYDRLLPDFAGLTVGVVWDALRVAKLPQEDHDLRASFLATETGVRPTAP
- the hisIE gene encoding bifunctional phosphoribosyl-AMP cyclohydrolase/phosphoribosyl-ATP diphosphatase HisIE; protein product: MTAPTLDTLKFGEDGLIPVVTQDARTGAVLMQAYADRAAVERTLGTREATYYSRSRGEQWVKGATSGHTQRVVAVLADCDGDSLLYRVEQSGPACHTGAYSCFHQPLLEESVPAAGLDGTLERVYATITERLATLPEGSYVARLHAGGLDRVLKKISEEAGEVLLAAKNGDRAELATEAADLLFHTLFALAEVGVSPADVAAVLRGREGRSGLKGPKEAG